A genomic segment from Polyangium mundeleinium encodes:
- the cysS gene encoding cysteine--tRNA ligase encodes MPPIGLRLHDTMTGKLTELVPKRAGEVRVYCCGPTVYDVAHVGHARAALAPDVLVRHLRSQGVRVVYARNVTDVDDKILARSRENGETPLDLSARMAALYQEDIRALGCQDPDHEPRVSDSIADIVRIIETLIANGNAYVADMPNGSKDVYYAVRSFAQYGKLSHRHIEDLCSGARVEVSEQKHDPLDFALWKGAGECTWGWDSPWGKGRPGWHIECSAMSERYLGYGFDVHCGGMDLIFPHHENEIAQSEAAHPGEGPFCSLWIHNGFVNVDKEKMAKSLGNFVTIRDVYQRNDPEALRYFLLTVHYRGPIAFETEKRDDGRVVFPGILEAERRVDYLYHTLGRLGSLAELAKGATGGDDAPAPTMRLPREMAPMMDLASAARGKVDTALDDDLNTPVALAVVGELARAGNELVDLAQKRRKDPEIAKAAPLVAKMLARALWSTVEPLGILQTPMDVYRTRTQARRLAIMGKTAEEITTQVEERRQARQAKDFARADVIRKELEALGIEVADNPTGTTWRIGV; translated from the coding sequence ATGCCTCCGATCGGCCTACGCCTCCACGACACGATGACCGGCAAGCTGACCGAGCTGGTCCCGAAAAGGGCCGGCGAGGTACGCGTCTACTGTTGCGGCCCCACCGTCTACGACGTCGCGCACGTCGGCCACGCCCGCGCCGCGCTCGCCCCCGACGTGCTCGTGCGGCACCTGCGCAGCCAGGGCGTGCGGGTCGTCTACGCGCGGAACGTGACGGACGTCGACGACAAGATCCTCGCGCGCTCCCGGGAGAACGGCGAGACGCCGCTCGACCTCTCGGCCCGCATGGCGGCGCTCTACCAAGAGGACATCCGCGCGCTCGGCTGCCAGGACCCGGACCACGAGCCGCGTGTCTCCGACTCGATCGCCGACATCGTCCGGATCATCGAGACGCTCATCGCGAACGGCAACGCGTACGTCGCCGACATGCCGAACGGCTCGAAGGACGTCTACTACGCGGTCCGCTCCTTCGCGCAGTACGGCAAGCTCTCGCACCGGCACATCGAGGACCTCTGCTCGGGCGCGCGCGTCGAGGTCTCCGAGCAGAAACACGACCCGCTCGATTTCGCGCTCTGGAAGGGCGCGGGCGAGTGCACGTGGGGCTGGGACAGCCCGTGGGGGAAAGGCCGCCCCGGCTGGCACATCGAGTGCTCGGCGATGAGCGAGCGCTACCTCGGCTACGGCTTCGACGTGCACTGCGGCGGGATGGACCTCATCTTCCCGCACCACGAGAACGAGATCGCGCAGAGCGAGGCCGCGCATCCGGGCGAGGGGCCGTTCTGCTCGCTCTGGATCCACAACGGCTTCGTCAACGTCGACAAGGAAAAGATGGCGAAGTCGCTCGGCAACTTCGTCACGATCCGCGACGTCTACCAGCGCAACGACCCCGAGGCGCTGCGCTACTTCCTGCTCACGGTGCACTACCGCGGCCCGATCGCCTTCGAGACGGAGAAACGCGACGACGGACGGGTGGTCTTCCCGGGCATCCTGGAGGCGGAGCGGCGGGTCGATTACCTCTACCACACGCTCGGCCGGCTCGGTTCGCTGGCCGAGCTCGCGAAGGGCGCCACGGGCGGCGACGATGCGCCGGCGCCGACGATGCGTTTGCCGCGCGAGATGGCGCCGATGATGGACCTCGCGTCGGCCGCGCGCGGCAAGGTCGACACGGCGCTCGACGACGACCTCAACACGCCTGTCGCGCTGGCGGTCGTGGGCGAGCTCGCGCGGGCGGGCAACGAGCTCGTGGACCTCGCGCAGAAGCGCCGCAAGGACCCGGAGATCGCGAAGGCGGCGCCGCTCGTGGCGAAGATGCTGGCGCGCGCGCTCTGGTCCACGGTCGAGCCGCTCGGCATCTTGCAGACGCCGATGGATGTCTACCGCACGCGCACGCAGGCGCGCCGGCTGGCGATCATGGGCAAGACGGCGGAGGAGATCACGACGCAGGTGGAGGAGCGGCGGCAGGCGCGGCAGGCGAAGGACTTCGCGCGGGCCGACGTGATCCGCAAGGAGCTCGAGGCGCTCGGGATCGAGGTCGCGGACAACCCGACCGGGACGACCTGGCGCATCGGCGTGTAG
- a CDS encoding DnaJ C-terminal domain-containing protein, whose product MARDLYSVLGVARDADEDTIKKAFRKLAVQYHPDKAPGKANEAKFKEINRANEVLSDKQKRALYDEFGEDSLQQGFDPERARFVRQYGGGRGRGGAPGGAGGVPFNVEEIFGGGGGGSGDFGDLFGNIGDMFGRGRGGGARGGVRARKGQDVESEVTIDFVSAVKGTTVQLQREGEEPMTVRIPAGANEGSRIRVPGQGAPGMGGGPPGDLLLTIHVTPHPLFKREGDDLRLDVPVSIGEAYFGGKIKVPTPDGEVTLKIPAHTQSGQVLRLKGKGVARKGKEPGDLYVRFLIQIRTEDDPSVADAVKELDVPGEELRSELRF is encoded by the coding sequence ATGGCTCGTGACCTTTACTCCGTGCTCGGCGTCGCCCGGGACGCAGACGAAGACACCATCAAGAAAGCTTTCCGCAAGCTCGCCGTCCAGTACCACCCGGACAAGGCGCCTGGAAAGGCGAACGAAGCGAAGTTCAAGGAAATCAACCGCGCGAACGAGGTGCTGTCGGACAAGCAGAAGCGCGCGCTCTACGACGAGTTCGGCGAGGACAGCCTGCAGCAGGGGTTCGACCCGGAGCGCGCGCGATTCGTGCGCCAATACGGCGGAGGCCGCGGCCGAGGCGGCGCGCCCGGCGGGGCGGGCGGCGTGCCGTTCAACGTCGAGGAGATCTTCGGCGGAGGCGGCGGCGGGTCGGGGGATTTCGGCGACCTCTTCGGCAACATCGGCGACATGTTCGGCCGGGGCCGCGGGGGCGGGGCGCGCGGGGGCGTGCGGGCGCGCAAGGGCCAGGACGTCGAGAGCGAGGTGACGATCGATTTCGTGTCGGCGGTGAAGGGCACGACGGTGCAGCTCCAGCGCGAGGGCGAGGAGCCGATGACGGTGCGCATTCCCGCCGGCGCGAACGAAGGCAGCCGCATTCGTGTCCCTGGGCAGGGCGCGCCAGGCATGGGCGGCGGTCCTCCGGGGGATTTGCTGCTGACGATCCACGTGACGCCGCATCCCTTGTTCAAGCGCGAGGGGGACGATCTGCGCCTCGACGTGCCGGTGAGCATCGGGGAGGCGTATTTCGGCGGGAAGATCAAGGTGCCGACGCCGGACGGCGAGGTGACGCTGAAGATCCCGGCGCACACGCAGAGCGGCCAGGTGTTGCGGCTCAAAGGCAAAGGCGTGGCGCGCAAAGGGAAAGAGCCGGGGGATCTTTATGTGCGATTCTTGATCCAGATTCGCACGGAGGACGATCCGAGCGTGGCTGATGCGGTGAAGGAGCTCGACGTGCCGGGGGAGGAATTGCGGAGTGAATTGAGGTTCTGA
- a CDS encoding PEGA domain-containing protein: MLRRLLASAALLSLLALAGCDECGEIDCACLQGGIVVTVVDATTKQPLVGAKVAIGNDLCAPNGPDHVCNVPGGTYSVKVSATGYAPKTVSIVLPEPQGEGCCVCGDRVEQTVELAQMP; encoded by the coding sequence ATGCTCCGCCGCCTCCTCGCCTCCGCCGCCCTCCTCTCCTTGCTCGCCCTCGCCGGCTGCGACGAATGCGGCGAGATCGATTGTGCTTGCTTGCAAGGCGGCATCGTCGTGACCGTCGTCGACGCGACCACGAAACAGCCGCTCGTCGGGGCCAAGGTCGCCATTGGCAACGACCTCTGCGCCCCGAATGGCCCGGACCACGTCTGCAATGTCCCCGGCGGCACCTATTCGGTGAAGGTCTCCGCGACGGGGTATGCTCCGAAAACGGTCTCCATCGTATTGCCCGAGCCGCAGGGCGAAGGCTGCTGCGTCTGCGGCGACCGCGTCGAGCAGACCGTCGAGCTCGCGCAGATGCCTTGA
- a CDS encoding rhomboid family intramembrane serine protease, giving the protein MLPLRDRLPARRPPYVNWLIIIANICVFVWTQALLSVAGPRGNEARAYDLLMEYGLVPARLVHEPLAALPTMFSSMFMHDPSGWAHLGGNMLYLWIFGDNVEDAMGSRRYALFYVLCGMAAALAQVVVNPSSVVPMVGASGAISGVLAAYGSLYPRSPITVLNPIVPLWLFFGLFFELPAWVIILEYFVLNLFSGLGSLGGTGSGVAFFAHLGGFVAGALLVRLFMRDKTGRDHDRWSQFRPPAQRPKSPSGPPYGAPPPRRPPSRDPWGW; this is encoded by the coding sequence ATGCTGCCCCTTCGAGACCGGCTGCCGGCTCGGCGTCCCCCCTACGTCAACTGGCTGATCATCATCGCGAACATCTGCGTCTTCGTGTGGACGCAGGCGCTCCTCTCGGTGGCCGGACCCCGCGGGAACGAGGCGAGGGCCTACGACCTGCTCATGGAGTACGGCCTCGTGCCCGCGCGGCTCGTGCACGAGCCGCTCGCCGCGCTGCCGACGATGTTTTCGAGCATGTTCATGCACGATCCGTCCGGGTGGGCGCACCTCGGCGGCAACATGCTCTACCTCTGGATCTTCGGCGACAACGTCGAGGACGCCATGGGCAGCCGGCGTTACGCGCTCTTCTACGTCCTCTGCGGCATGGCCGCGGCGCTCGCGCAGGTCGTGGTGAACCCGTCGTCGGTCGTGCCCATGGTCGGCGCCTCGGGCGCGATCTCGGGCGTGCTCGCGGCATACGGGTCGCTCTACCCGCGCTCGCCGATCACGGTGCTGAACCCGATCGTCCCGCTCTGGCTGTTCTTCGGGCTCTTCTTCGAGCTCCCGGCCTGGGTGATCATCCTCGAGTACTTCGTCCTGAACCTCTTCAGCGGGCTCGGGTCGCTCGGCGGGACGGGCAGCGGGGTCGCGTTCTTCGCGCACCTCGGCGGCTTCGTTGCGGGCGCGCTGCTCGTCCGCCTGTTCATGCGCGACAAGACAGGCCGTGATCACGACCGCTGGTCCCAGTTCCGGCCGCCCGCCCAGAGGCCCAAATCCCCCTCCGGCCCGCCCTACGGCGCGCCGCCGCCGCGACGGCCCCCGA